The following proteins come from a genomic window of Lycium ferocissimum isolate CSIRO_LF1 chromosome 4, AGI_CSIRO_Lferr_CH_V1, whole genome shotgun sequence:
- the LOC132052913 gene encoding zinc finger CCCH domain-containing protein 66-like — protein sequence MCSGSTSKVCSTDLVMEAENQKQKELVPGFALLLELSASDDVRNFQKAVEEEGHDINEVGLWYVRRVGETKMGYEERTPLMIAATFGSKQVLNYILEKGCIDVNKPCGSDRATALHCAISGGSGALPDVVKLLLDASADINLVDANGKRAVDLIPARSCCLNSRRKMLEHLLGGNKDEGELDQAEEQQLLTPTASKFGSEKKEYPVDPSLPDIKNGIYGTDDFRMYIFKVKPCSRAYSHDWTECPFVHPGENARRRDPSKYHYSCVPCPDFRKGTCQRGDACEYAHGIFECWLHPSQYRTRMCKDETNCSRRVCFFAHKLEELRPLYPSTGSAVLSPRSYSNGTSSLEMGSISPLALGSPSTPPMSPSTGASAVGGSLWPSQISLATPTLQLPISRLKTASSARDMQLDNGLRGYESHHLMDDLSALSSPSRWNSSFNDRNGEFGTHGGLGPTNIDDILANLDSKILSQLNMNQQHMTSYSSGQSSPSFRTSNSYGIDPSGAATAALSSRSLAFAKRSQSFIDRSAGARLSNGSGVPSNLSGWGSPDGKLDWGIQKEELNKLRKSASFGLRSSGNRFPTSESSVEPDVSWVQSLDSPRQLSMEDQQYRLNTSRGLETIPTWADQLYMEQEQIVH from the coding sequence ATGTGTAGTGGTTCGACGAGTAAGGTCTGTTCTACTGATTTAGTCATGGAAGCTGAAAATCAGAAGCAAAAAGAACTTGTCCCTGGGTTCGCCCTTTTGCTCGAGTTATCGGCCTCGGATGATGTTAGAAACTTCCAGAAGGCTGTGGAAGAGGAGGGTCATGACATCAATGAAGTGGGGTTATGGTATGTTAGGAGAGTTGGTGAAACAAAGATGGGATATGAGGAGAGGACACCCCTTATGATTGCTGCAACTTTTGGTAGCAAACAGGTGCTTAATTATATTCTGGAGAAGGGTTGTATTGATGTTAATAAACCTTGTGGCTCCGATCGGGCTACAGCGCTTCACTGCGCAATTTCTGGTGGCTCGGGAGCTTTGCCCGACGTTGTCAAGCTCTTGCTTGACGCTTCTGCTGATATCAATTTAGTAGATGCAAATGGAAAACGGGCTGTTGACCTGATTCCCGCTCGGAGTTGTTGCCTCAACTCTAGGCGGAAGATGCTGGAGCACTTGCTCGGAGGAAACAAAGACGAGGGCGAGCTTGATCAAGCAGAAGAACAACAATTGTTGACTCCAACCGCCTCCAAATTTGGGAGCGAGAAGAAAGAGTATCCCGTTGATCCCTCTCTTCCAGACATAAAGAACGGGATATATGGAACGGATGACTTTAGAATGTACATTTTTAAGGTGAAGCCGTGCTCAAGAGCATATTCCCATGATTGGACAGAGTGCCCCTTTGTTCACCCTGGTGAAAACGCTAGAAGGCGTGACCCTAGTAAATACCACTATAGTTGTGTCCCTTGTCCTGACTTTCGTAAGGGAACATGCCAGAGGGGAGATGCTTGTGAATATGCTCACGGTATTTTTGAGTGCTGGCTTCACCCTTCACAGTACCGGACCCGTATGTGCAAGGATGAAACAAATTGCAGTAGGAGGGTATGTTTCTTTGCTCATAAACTTGAAGAGCTTCGCCCCTTGTACCCTTCCACGGGGTCTGCTGTACTTTCCCCTAGATCATATTCAAATGGTACTTCGTCATTGGAAATGGGATCCATTTCTCCACTAGCCCTCGGTTCTCCATCAACTCCACCTATGTCTCCTTCTACAGGAGCTTCTGCTGTGGGTGGATCTCTGTGGCCCAGCCAGATCAGCCTTGCAACTCCAACCTTGCAGCTGCCTATTAGTCGGTTGAAAACAGCAAGCAGTGCCAGAGACATGCAATTAGATAATGGTTTACGTGGATATGAAAGTCATCATCTGATGGATGACTTATCTGCTCTTTCTTCGCCATCCAGGTGGAATAGTTCTTTTAATGATCGAAATGGCGAATTTGGTACGCATGGTGGATTGGGACCCACTaatattgatgatatcttagcAAACCTTGATTCCAAAATTTTGTCTCAGCTAAATATGAACCAGCAACATATGACAAGCTATTCTTCGGGTCAATCCTCACCATCTTTTAGGACATCAAATTCATATGGAATCGATCCATCTGGTGCTGCAACAGCAGCTTTGAGTTCAAGGTCGCTTGCATTTGCCAAGCGAAGCCAGAGTTTCATTGATCGAAGTGCTGGGGCCCGTCTTTCTAATGGGTCCGGTGTGCCTTCTAACCTCTCAGGTTGGGGCTCACCTGATGGTAAATTGGACTGGGGCATCCAGAAGGAAGAGCTCAATAAGTTGAGAAAATCTGCTTCGTTTGGTTTACGGAGCAGTGGCAATAGGTTTCCTACTAGTGAATCTTCCGTTGAGCCTGATGTCTCTTGGGTTCAGTCTCTGGATTCTCCTAGACAGTTGTCTATGGAGGATCAGCAGTATCGTTTGAATACTAGTCGAGGTCTTGAGACGATTCCAACATGGGCAGACCAGCTATACATGGAGCAGGAGCAAATCGTGCATTGA